Proteins found in one Pocillopora verrucosa isolate sample1 chromosome 12, ASM3666991v2, whole genome shotgun sequence genomic segment:
- the LOC131769960 gene encoding LOW QUALITY PROTEIN: uncharacterized protein (The sequence of the model RefSeq protein was modified relative to this genomic sequence to represent the inferred CDS: inserted 7 bases in 6 codons; deleted 1 base in 1 codon; substituted 2 bases at 2 genomic stop codons): MKPTLIFLLLQSCILLAAQKVYDYLGCWKDDNLFHKXDXTCQNDQSHISLLRQCSKAAYSHGFPVFGVVNNSACVGSVHGALTYMRYGPSTKCHNGTXGLSAMEVYSLAGKTKSLVSFYEEDQEKRNFISDLYNSAYGDHVSNNVMAALNNALDQNTVIPGNAARHPLVNNGRVKPLMLQPLFKEIDESDFRAYRPPTSGINILTNPGFEQPLVNDPIKGWSCQGETDDPRGGFIARYSRQRPKEGKHSGICLARLSEWAGPGQYVGSRVLPGRIYKFMGWTKLLDREKTGDVHSLELWIRFKKRGDKKQKSKRLARRTKYSQVNYGWVXWHTAXEMPAAKAGFQYMFIYFKGPKPTVDILLDDLYLGEILQRPDWKEHSDALIDKYRKXNVRLRVNIQGTRYSADFLQNLKMTVRQKSHLFAFGAAVNSKYLLHKPKYRDFYLKNFQWAVLESSLKWSYVEPSPGAFNYKISDEAVDFLQTHNKLIRGHCVFWAVDTQVPFWVKNLSNTRLREILHXRLNNLLERYRGRFMQWDVNNECCTDXIFADREGVTIRDWMYQAAAQADPDVDLFLNDFDVVENGQLTQAFLEEAKGLLLRGIPLDGIGVQGHFTGHVNPTLLQYRLNMLGEARIPIWLTEVDVLEKDPMKRADSLETVMRTAFSTPGVQGLILWSFWGYSSWRGPYTSLVDGNDWKINAAGLRYRSLLKQWTTHATLSATSIDQSDAYFDFRGFLGDYEVFLHLPNGQNVTHTFSLDPGNDQLDITVPLPGSTPVKSSSQATSTFPTGAHFIPNIPQFTFNQVQSNFKDLSDEDDQDTDDEFPESKGIAQSSLMDTFRSSSGAYIGCFHNSDPLQQLKHRYEGHPAMVPDICVQHCGSNGFTFAGLLMASECLCGLYFKGESKVRNEECMLPCQGDRERSCGGQKFIAIYSTN, from the exons ATGAAACCTACCTTGATATTTCTGCTGTTGCAGTCCTGCATACTTCTGGCGGCACAGAAAG TTTATGATTACCTAGGCTGCTGGAAAGACGACAATCTCTTCCACAAATAAGATTGAACCTGCCAGAACGACCAGTCACACATTTCACTACTGCGTCAGTGTTCTAAAGCTGCTTACTCTCACGGGTTTCCAGTGTTTGGAGTCGTAAACAACTCAGCATGTGTAGGCAGCGTTCATGGAGCACTCACCTACATGCGGTATGGTCCCTCCACTAAATGCCACAATGGCA GGGGACTCAGCGCAATGGAGGTTTACAGCTTGGCTGGTAAGACGAAATCCCT CGTCTCTTTTTATGAAGAGGAccaagagaagagaaatttcatcaGTGATTTGTATAATTCTGCTTACGGAGATCATGTCTCAAATAATGTGATGGCCGCGTTAAACAATGCCTTGGATCAAAACACGGTCATTCCTGGAAATGCTGCGCGACACCCATTGGTTAATAATGGTCGAGTAAAGCCACTTATGTTACAACCTCTATTCAAGGAGATTGACGAAAGTGACTTTAGAG CATACCGACCACCAACTAGTGGCATCAACATTTTGACCAACCCAGGATTTGAACAGCCACTGGTAAATGATCCGATAAAGGGATGGAGCTGCCAAGGCGAGACAGATGATCCTCGTGGAGGTTTCATTGCCCGATACAGTCGGCAGAGACCCAAAGAAGGAAAACACAGCGGTATATGTCTTGCACGTCTCTCTGAATGGGCTGGACCTGGTCAGTATGTAG GTAGCAGAGTTTTGCCAGGACGCATCTACAAATTTATGGGATGGACGAAACTTCTGGACCGTGAAAAAACTGGGGATGTTCATAGCCTTGAGTTATGGATACGCTTTAAGAAAAGGGGAGACAAGAAACAGAAGAGCAAGCGTCTTGCTAGGAGGACAAAATATTCCCAGGTTA ATTATGGCTGGG CTTGGCATACTG TTGAAATGCCAGCGGCTAAGGCAGGCTTCCAGTACATGTTCATTTACTTCAAGGGTCCCAAACCTACGGTTGACATCTTGTTGGACGATTTGTATCTCGGTGAAATTCTTCAAAGGCCTGACTGGAAAGAACATAGCGATGCTCTCATTGATAAATACAGAA AGAACGTGAGATTAAG aGTGAATATCCAAGGCACACGATACTCTGCGGACTTTCTTCAAAATCTGAAAATGACA GTAAGACAAAAATCTCACCTCTTTGCATTCGGCGCGGCCGTTAACAGCAAGTACCTTTTACATAAACCAAAATATCGtgatttttatctaaaaaacTTCCAGTGGGCAGTATTGGAGAGTTCTCTGAAATGGAGCTATGTCGAACCTAGTCCG GGCGCTTTCAACTACAAAATTTCGGACGAGGCTGTAGATTTCCTACAAACACACAA CAAACTGATTCGTGGCCATTGTGTCTTCTGGGCAGTTGATACACAAGTTCCGTTTTGGGTGAAGAACTTATCAAATACCCGACTGAGGGAAATACTGC GAAGATTGAATAATCTCCTTGAGAGATATAGAGGCCG ttttatgCAGTGGGATGTCAATAACGAATGCTGCACGGA CATTTTTGCGGATCGTGAAGGTGTCACCATTCGTGATTGGATGTACCAAGCAGCAGCCCAGGCAGACCCGGATGTTGATTTATTTCTCAATGATTTTGATGTGGTAGAAAATGGACAACTAACTCAG GCTTTCTTGGAGGAGGCAAAGGGTTTGCTATTACGTGGAATTCCGCTGGACGGAATTGGAGTTCAGGGCCATTTTACTGGTCACGTGAATCCCACGCTACTCCAG TATCGCCTTAACATGCTAGGTGAAGCCAGGATTCCAATATGGTTGACAGAAGTCGATGTTCTTGAAAAGGACCCTATGAAAAGAGCAGATAGCCTGGAAACCGTCATGCGCACTGCA TTTAGTACTCCTGGCGTTCAAGGTTTGATTCTGTGGAGTTTCTGGGGCTATAGTTCATGGAGGGGACCGTATACTTCACTTGTTGATGGAAACGACTGGAAG ATTAATGCCGCTGGTTTGCGTTACCGCAGTCTCCTGAAACAGTGGACTACCCACGCCACATTATCAGCGACAtctattgaccaatcagatgcctACTTTGACTTTCGTGGTTTCCTTGGAGATTATGAAGTATTTCTGCATCTTCCCAATGGACAGAATGTCACTCACACTTTTAGTCTGGATCCAGGAAATGATCAACTCGATATCACTGTCCCTTTGCCAG GTTCTACCCCAGTGAAGAGTAGTTCACAGGCTACGTCGACGTTTCCAACGGGGGCCCATTTTATACCAAACATACCTCAGTTCACCTTCAACCAGGTCCAATCAAACTTTAAAGATCTCAGTGATGAAGACGACCAGGACACCGACGATGAATTTCCGGAATCCAAAGGGATTGCTCAATCAAGCTTGATGG aTACCTTTAGATCCTCAAGCGGAGCATATATAGGTTGTTTTCACAACTCTGACCCTCTACAGCAACTGAAGCACAGATATGAGGGACACCCAGCCATGGTTCCAGACATCTGTGTGCAGCACTGTGGTTCTAACGGCTTCACTTTTGCTGGCTTATTAATGGCGTCTGAGTGCCTCTGTGGACTTTATTTCAAAGGTGAATCGAAGGTCAGAAACGAGGAGTGTATGTTACCGTGTCAAGGAGATCGCGAACGAAGCTGCGGCGGACAGAAATTTATTGCAATTTATTCAACGAATTAG
- the LOC131769980 gene encoding adenosine receptor A2a-like yields the protein MRKSVDEMMANLTEDGNYTTTDQYFLCTSVVRTSEKTFILATGLPLSIIAFLGNVVIICSLQRVSSLHPPSKLLFGCLAFTDLGVGLIVHPLRFGRYLSLDHSKTCHYLSLVYLVTGFVFAGLSLLTITAISVDRLFALSLGLGYRQVVTVKRVRALIACFWVSIALLATVVFQSVRIALGIAFAVLLSCIIISTFCYIKIYYALRLRLSPAQRQGHQGQPNGEGIQQSKVRYKETVSTAVWVQMTLLACYLPYGLVGASKAITGLNTPSLSLALTLSTSLLLSNSTINPFLYCWRMREIKQDVKEKIRRFCCLSSEET from the coding sequence ATGAGGAAAAGCGTGGATGAAATGATGGCGAATTTAACTGAGGATGGAAACTATACGACTACAGACCAATATTTTTTATGCACCTCAGTGGTTAGAACTTCCGAAAAGACATTTATTTTAGCTACAGGTCTCCCTCTTTCCATAATTGCCTTTCTAGGGAATGTTGTGATCATTTGTTCTCTACAGAGGGTgtcttcccttcatccgccgtcAAAACTTTTGTTCGGTTGCCTTGCCTTCACAGATTTGGGAGTGGGCCTCATCGTGCATCCTTTGCGCTTTGGACGTTATCTGTCATTAGACCATTCGAAGACGTGCCACTACTTATCACTCGTTTATCTTGTCACGGGTTTCGTGTTTGCTGGTTTATCCTTGTTGACAATTACTGCAATAAGTGTAGACAGACTTTTTGCTCTTTCACTAGGGCTAGGGTACAGACAAGTTGTAACTGTGAAGCGAGTAAGAGCCCTTATTGCCTGTTTTTGGGTTTCAATCGCTCTCCTTGCCACGGTGGtctttcaaagtgttcgtattgCTCTTGGCATCGCGTTTGCAGTGTTGTTATCATGCATAATCATTTCAACCTTTTGCTACATCAAAATTTACTATGCACTTCGCCTTCGTTTATCTCCAGCACAAAGACAAGGTCACCAAGGTCAACCGAATGGAGAAGGAATTCAACAAAGCAAAGTGCGGTACAAAGAGACAGTGTCCACAGCAGTGTGGGTTCAAATGACCTTACTGGCTTGTTATCTTCCGTATGGTCTAGTCGGAGCTTCTAAAGCTATCACTGGACTGAATACGCCATCGCTTAGCTTAGCCTTGACTTTATCCACTTCTCTGCTGCTGTCGAACTCGACTATTAATCCATTCTTATATTGTTGGAGGATGAGGGAAATAAAACAAGACGTGAAGGAGAAGATTAGGCGGTTCTGCTGTTTATCCAGTGAAGAAACCTAA